In the genome of Neofelis nebulosa isolate mNeoNeb1 chromosome 6, mNeoNeb1.pri, whole genome shotgun sequence, one region contains:
- the LOC131515520 gene encoding olfactory receptor 2J3-like has translation MMMGKNASSEGYFILLGFSHWPHLEVVLFVLILMFYLTTLIGNLFIIVLSCLDAHLHTPMYFFLSNLSFLDLCYTTSSIPQLLVNLWGPEKTISYAGCMIQLYFVLALGTTECVLLVVMSYDRYAAVCRPLHYTVLMNPRFCHLLAVASWISGFITSALHSSFTFWVPLCGHHQVDHFFCEVPAVLRLSCVDTRANELTLLIMSSIFVLIPLILILSSYVAIALAVFRMQSSVKLQRVFGTCGSHLMVVSLFFIPIMCIYLQPPSGSSQDQSKFIALFYTVVTPSLNPLIYTLRNKDVRGAVRRLVGWEWDL, from the coding sequence ATGATGATGGGGAAAAATGCAAGTTCTGAAGGCTACTTTATTCTACTGGGTTTTTCACATTGGCCTCATCTGGAAGTAGTTCTCTTTGTGCTTATCTTGATGTTCTACTTGACGACATTGATAGGCAACCTCTTTATCATTGTCTTGTCATGCCTGGATGCCCATCTCCACactcccatgtacttcttcctctcaAACCTCTCTTTTCTGGATCTCTGCTACACCACGAGCTCCATCCCTCAGTTGCTGGTCAATCTCTGGGGCCCAGAAAAGACCATCTCTTATGCTGGTTGCATGATTCAACTTTACTTTGTCCTTGCACTGGGAACCACAGAGTGTGTCCTCCTGGTGGTCATGTCCTATGACCGTTATGCAGCTGTCTGTAGACCCCTACATTACACCGTGCTCATGAACCCTCGTTTCTGCCACCTGTTGGCTGTGGCTTCCTGGATCAGTGGCTTTATCACCTCAGCACTTCATTCCTCCTTTACCTTCTGGGTCCCCCTCTGTGGACATCACCAAGTGGACCATTTCTTTTGTGAGGTTCCAGCAGTGCTGCGATTATCATGTGTTGATACCCGTGCTAATGAGCTGACCCTCCTGATCATGAGCTCCATTTTCGTCCTCATACCACTCATCCTGATTCTCAGCTCATATGTTGCCATTGCCCTGGCTGTGTTTAGGATGCAGTCTTCAGTCAAACTTCAGAGAGTCTTTGGAACATGTGGATCCCATCTTATGgttgtgtctctctttttcattccAATCATGTGCATATATCTGCAGCCACCATCAGGAAGTTCTCAAGATCAAAGCAAGTTCATTGCTCTCTTTTATACTGTTGTTACACCTAGCCTCAATCCTCTAATCTACACTCTCAGAAACAAAGATGTAAGAGGGGCAGTAAGGAGACTAGTGGGATGGGAGTGGGATTTGTGA